A window of the Lolium perenne isolate Kyuss_39 chromosome 7, Kyuss_2.0, whole genome shotgun sequence genome harbors these coding sequences:
- the LOC127312654 gene encoding histidine-containing phosphotransfer protein 1, protein MAATMKLSTLGSAASMLSTGLFDEQFQKLLLLQNKSDPNFVTETITMFCEDGEQTIAELTKQLGKQCVNFDEVATFVHKLEGCSASVGAKRVKNTCIQFLEFCKEKSRDGCLKTLDTLRVVFDEVSGKFKDMLQLEQQQAGATK, encoded by the exons ATGGCAGCCACGATGAAGCTCAGCACCCTTGGTTCTGCAGCCAGCATGTTAAGCACG GGTTTGTTCGACGAGCAGTTCCAGAAGTTGCTTCTGCTCCAGAACAAGAGCGACCCAAACTTCGTTACCGAGACCATCACCATGTTCTGCGAGGACGGCGAGCAGACCATTGCTGAGCTCACCAAGCAGCT GGGCAAGCAATGCGTGAACTTCGATGAGGTAGCTACTTTTGTGCATAAGCTTGAGGGCTGCAGTGCAAG TGTTGGTGCTAAGAGAGTGAAGAATACCTGCATTCAATTCCTTGAGTTTTGTAAGGAGAAGAGCAGAGATGG GTGCCTGAAGACACTGGATACTCTGAGGGTTGTTTTCGATGAAGTGAGCGGCAAGTTTAAGGATATGCTTCAG CTGGAGCAGCAGCAAGCCGGAGCAACAAAGTGA